A single Sulfurimonas aquatica DNA region contains:
- a CDS encoding methyl-accepting chemotaxis protein, whose product MVDSFIAQSIEIQSITKNSEEIADKTLDSTNQSREHINKLSQNLEKNHELTSEFQEQVSELYGKIRGINSLVDSIKDIADQTNLLALNAAIEAARAGEHGRGFAVVADEVRKLADSTNKSADQVQQEMNIIMGISNDVLERQDGMAEAIQSSVVLAEDTVDILDELGKNAVQNKEEVAVALISIQKQLQDSQVIKDNMNSLVDDTKHSIDGSKKNIALSQELISNLEY is encoded by the coding sequence ATGGTAGATAGTTTTATAGCTCAATCCATAGAAATTCAAAGCATAACAAAAAATTCTGAGGAGATTGCAGATAAGACACTCGACTCAACAAACCAAAGTCGTGAACATATAAATAAGCTCTCACAAAACTTAGAAAAAAATCATGAGCTTACAAGTGAGTTTCAAGAGCAAGTATCAGAGTTATATGGAAAAATTAGAGGGATTAACTCTCTGGTTGACTCCATTAAAGATATAGCCGATCAAACAAATCTTTTAGCACTAAACGCAGCTATCGAAGCAGCACGTGCTGGAGAACATGGACGTGGGTTTGCTGTTGTTGCTGATGAGGTAAGAAAACTAGCTGACAGTACTAACAAATCTGCTGACCAAGTCCAACAAGAGATGAATATAATAATGGGTATCTCGAATGATGTGCTTGAGAGACAAGATGGTATGGCCGAGGCTATTCAAAGTAGTGTCGTTTTAGCAGAAGATACAGTAGATATACTAGATGAGTTAGGTAAAAATGCAGTACAAAATAAAGAAGAGGTAGCAGTGGCGTTAATCTCTATACAAAAGCAACTGCAAGACTCACAAGTCATTAAAGATAATATGAACTCTTTAGTTGATGATACAAAACACTCCATAGATGGATCTAAGAAAAATATTGCTTTATCTCAAGAGTTGATTTCTAATTTAGAGTATTAA
- a CDS encoding response regulator transcription factor, with the protein MNLLIVEDDALTAKQLLQLLRSEKYHCDHAAGYEEAKKLLDQNSYALVLLDWNLGDGDGLVLLKEMRDLELITPVMMLSANVEINDRVAVLDSGADDYLCKPYSSVELLARMRVLLRRDSNEKSSVIVVGNVTLDTTSREVFIEGSLINLTASEFDLFELFMKNPNQVLTRFQLSEHINKDNYSIKHSNLVDVHIKNLRKKLSQKEIIQNVRGIGYKLGKV; encoded by the coding sequence TTGAATTTACTCATAGTTGAAGATGATGCCCTCACTGCAAAACAACTTCTACAACTTTTAAGAAGTGAGAAGTATCACTGTGACCATGCAGCTGGATATGAAGAGGCTAAAAAGCTACTTGACCAAAATAGTTATGCACTTGTTTTACTTGACTGGAATTTAGGCGATGGGGATGGTCTTGTTTTATTAAAAGAGATGCGTGATTTAGAGTTAATCACTCCTGTCATGATGCTCTCAGCTAATGTAGAGATAAATGATAGAGTGGCAGTTTTGGATAGTGGCGCGGATGATTATCTTTGTAAGCCCTACTCATCAGTGGAACTATTAGCAAGAATGAGAGTGCTTTTGAGAAGGGACTCTAATGAGAAGAGTAGTGTTATAGTTGTAGGAAATGTTACTCTAGATACAACATCCAGAGAAGTTTTTATAGAGGGTAGTCTCATTAATCTTACTGCATCCGAGTTTGATCTCTTTGAGCTCTTTATGAAAAATCCAAACCAAGTACTTACACGCTTTCAACTTAGTGAGCATATAAACAAAGATAACTACTCCATAAAACATAGTAATCTAGTCGATGTACACATTAAAAACTTAAGAAAAAAACTCTCTCAAAAAGAGATTATTCAAAATGTTCGTGGCATTGGGTATAAACTTGGTAAAGTTTAA
- a CDS encoding DUF819 domain-containing protein codes for MITNPFIYLFILSFIATGFYVLESKTKFKIFTLIPGVVMIYASSMVLASFNLFEMNDEINEIYKRVKSNLLPAMLFLMLLQIDFRHFLKLGKSLLISYVLAVFSIAFSFIVVAFIFDFSPEISGAFGALAGSWMGGTANMVAVGSALEVSEASFAYALVVDSVNYTLWVMLLLFLVPFAHIFNRFTKSEQNLEYLGEIGCSCTIGAKRYWLFILLSLVVAFIVNLIALSEFKILNSTTTAVLLATLLGILGSFTKLKEINGSSEVATTMLYLLIALIGSKAVIDNFSGIGIYVFAGFMILSLHALIMIIGAKLFKLDLFSIAVASLSNIGGVASAPILAAAYNKSLVSIGVLMAIMGYLIGTFGGLGVGTILIRMAQ; via the coding sequence TTGATTACAAATCCTTTTATATATCTTTTTATACTCTCTTTTATCGCCACAGGCTTTTATGTTTTAGAGAGTAAAACAAAGTTTAAAATCTTTACTCTCATCCCCGGCGTTGTTATGATATATGCTTCGAGTATGGTTTTAGCCTCTTTTAATCTTTTTGAAATGAACGATGAGATAAATGAGATATATAAGCGAGTTAAGAGTAACCTTCTTCCAGCGATGCTTTTTTTGATGCTCTTGCAAATTGATTTTAGACACTTTTTGAAGCTCGGAAAGTCTCTGCTAATCTCTTATGTTTTAGCAGTTTTCTCCATAGCGTTTAGTTTTATTGTAGTGGCGTTTATATTTGACTTTTCACCTGAGATTTCTGGAGCTTTTGGAGCACTTGCTGGCTCATGGATGGGAGGAACTGCAAACATGGTAGCAGTAGGTTCCGCTCTTGAAGTAAGCGAAGCGAGTTTTGCATATGCACTTGTAGTAGATAGTGTAAACTACACGCTATGGGTGATGTTACTTCTCTTTTTAGTTCCCTTTGCACATATTTTCAATAGGTTTACTAAGAGTGAACAAAACTTAGAATATTTAGGTGAGATAGGATGCTCATGCACTATAGGGGCTAAACGCTATTGGTTGTTTATACTGCTCTCTTTAGTGGTGGCGTTTATAGTTAACTTAATAGCTCTAAGTGAGTTTAAGATACTCAATTCTACTACAACGGCAGTCCTCTTAGCAACACTCCTTGGCATACTAGGCTCCTTTACAAAACTAAAAGAGATAAATGGCTCAAGTGAAGTGGCAACGACAATGCTTTACCTTTTAATAGCGCTCATTGGCTCAAAAGCTGTGATAGATAATTTCTCAGGCATTGGCATTTATGTCTTTGCGGGCTTTATGATTTTATCTTTGCATGCTCTAATTATGATTATTGGAGCGAAGCTTTTTAAGTTGGACCTTTTCTCCATTGCAGTTGCATCACTCTCTAACATAGGCGGAGTAGCCTCAGCACCAATACTTGCGGCAGCTTATAACAAGTCTCTAGTAAGCATTGGTGTTTTAATGGCGATAATGGGTTACTTAATCGGAACATTCGGTGGACTTGGAGTTGGAACCATTTTGATTAGGATGGCACAGTGA
- a CDS encoding ATP-binding protein — MFHFLQKSLKNRLLFSFISISVLPFLALLSYTLFLGENKMLDKIITEQINQTEVVVKRIEAHLKSMQKEINFLSSLEIMDDILAEDIDKRISNLLSKKVADYDLDIEMLVVDKSANIVSSSNIMSLSQRFHQLPLKNESGFSIVDKYLYIYSSIYSSFNKRKTLGHLVLKYNLLNLHKYLHKQEGIHSYLINPNSSFSVGDDAHLKFSIQKDIESVITDEHVIVYKKISSFLESFYLVYGVNKDIALGMLYDFTRFILYTSALILLIIIIVSIRYAKEIVKPIQQLTKVTDTITKEHNYATKLTINTQDEIATLADSFNKMLETTSDALKTLETENRVRLQRFIQLIEIFNTIIQTQDEQECIETSIQEIQKLTNKNDLYFHKNKDQNSIDIYVTNFEKDIKEYFGSISLIVKNIDDENERNFYASIVSMITLQLERIRLINTTTAVSKAKSAFISNMSHELRTPLNAIIGFSQNLISYEELTENQQDSVASIESSAEYLLSMINEILDIAKIEAGKMETHIKDVDILELVQNCYDMLRPLADDKEIAFELISDKLGEKRIQTDSKMFQQIILNLLSNAIKFTSSGYVKLSVYNKNSSLYIVVEDSGIGLSQDDISKLFSDFTQVQNIMQKKHKGSGLGLSLSKKMANLLDGDIQLTSDGLKKGSTAIFSLKI; from the coding sequence ATGTTTCATTTTTTACAAAAATCTCTCAAGAACAGACTTCTCTTTAGCTTTATAAGTATTAGTGTTTTACCTTTCTTGGCCCTTTTAAGCTACACACTCTTTTTGGGTGAAAATAAGATGCTTGATAAAATCATAACTGAGCAGATAAATCAAACTGAAGTAGTGGTAAAACGCATAGAGGCACATCTTAAATCAATGCAAAAAGAGATTAACTTTTTGAGTTCACTTGAGATTATGGATGATATATTAGCCGAAGATATAGATAAACGCATATCAAATCTTCTTAGTAAAAAAGTAGCAGATTATGACTTAGATATAGAGATGCTTGTTGTCGATAAGAGTGCAAACATTGTCTCATCTTCAAATATTATGAGCCTATCCCAGAGATTTCATCAACTTCCTTTAAAAAACGAAAGTGGCTTCTCTATAGTTGATAAATATCTCTACATCTACTCAAGCATATATAGCTCTTTTAATAAAAGAAAAACATTAGGTCATTTAGTCTTAAAGTACAATCTTTTAAATCTACATAAGTATCTTCATAAACAAGAGGGCATACACTCTTATCTTATAAATCCAAATTCTTCTTTTAGTGTAGGAGATGATGCCCATCTAAAGTTCAGTATTCAAAAAGACATAGAGAGTGTCATAACGGATGAACATGTGATAGTCTATAAGAAGATCTCTTCATTCTTAGAAAGCTTCTATCTAGTCTATGGCGTTAACAAAGATATAGCTTTAGGCATGCTCTATGATTTTACAAGGTTTATACTCTACACATCTGCACTTATACTGCTTATCATTATAATAGTCTCTATAAGATACGCCAAAGAGATAGTAAAACCGATACAGCAACTCACAAAAGTTACCGATACAATTACAAAAGAGCATAACTATGCGACAAAACTTACAATTAACACGCAAGACGAGATAGCAACACTTGCTGATTCATTTAACAAGATGCTTGAAACTACCTCCGATGCTCTAAAAACTTTAGAGACAGAAAATAGAGTAAGACTCCAGCGTTTCATACAACTAATAGAGATATTTAACACTATTATTCAAACGCAAGATGAGCAGGAGTGTATAGAGACATCCATTCAAGAGATCCAAAAACTTACAAACAAAAATGATCTCTATTTCCACAAAAATAAAGACCAAAACTCTATAGATATTTATGTAACAAATTTTGAAAAAGATATTAAAGAGTATTTCGGATCAATCTCATTGATTGTAAAAAATATAGATGATGAGAATGAACGAAACTTTTATGCTTCTATCGTAAGTATGATTACTCTTCAACTTGAAAGGATAAGACTTATAAACACTACAACAGCAGTCTCAAAAGCAAAATCAGCATTTATATCAAATATGTCACATGAGCTTCGCACTCCCCTAAATGCAATAATTGGATTCTCTCAAAACCTCATCTCTTATGAAGAGCTTACAGAAAATCAGCAAGACTCCGTTGCTAGTATTGAGTCATCTGCTGAGTATCTTCTGAGTATGATAAATGAGATACTCGACATTGCAAAAATTGAAGCTGGAAAGATGGAGACACACATCAAAGATGTGGATATTTTAGAACTCGTGCAAAACTGTTATGACATGCTACGACCACTTGCAGATGATAAAGAGATAGCTTTTGAGCTTATAAGTGATAAGCTAGGAGAGAAGAGGATTCAAACTGATTCTAAAATGTTTCAGCAAATCATTCTTAACCTGCTCTCAAATGCGATAAAATTCACTTCTAGCGGTTATGTAAAACTGAGTGTATATAATAAAAATAGTTCTTTATATATAGTGGTAGAAGATAGTGGAATTGGGCTATCTCAAGATGACATTAGCAAGCTTTTTAGTGACTTTACCCAAGTTCAAAACATTATGCAAAAAAAACATAAGGGCTCAGGTTTAGGCCTCTCTTTGAGTAAAAAAATGGCTAATCTTCTTGATGGCGATATTCAACTTACGAGTGATGGTTTAAAAAAGGGTTCTACTGCTATCTTTTCTCTAAAAATTTAA
- a CDS encoding DUF4266 domain-containing protein, giving the protein MYKLILIFFALIMSGCSEHLVRVMPYEKEYFAQDKMSLSPIAERSEQEGHIFLIREASAGGESSFQGGCGCR; this is encoded by the coding sequence ATGTATAAACTTATCTTAATATTTTTTGCACTAATTATGAGTGGTTGTTCTGAGCATCTTGTTCGTGTAATGCCTTATGAAAAAGAGTATTTTGCACAAGATAAGATGAGTCTCTCGCCAATAGCTGAGCGCTCAGAACAAGAGGGACATATATTCTTGATTCGCGAAGCAAGTGCTGGTGGAGAGAGTTCATTTCAAGGAGGATGCGGATGCAGATAA
- a CDS encoding TlpA family protein disulfide reductase: MKKLITLLFLTLSLLAAPKVGDKAVSFELPNLYDASKKSLNSDFEGKVILLNIWASWCPGCKEEMPLFVKLQEEFDKKDFSIVLANIDSEAINAISFLEEVDDDAILTALYDESKKLPKEYRCIGLPSSYLIDKSGTIVEVYVGALNENAIVKLKEKIKNLIGK, translated from the coding sequence ATGAAAAAATTAATAACACTACTATTTTTAACTCTTTCGCTCTTGGCAGCTCCAAAAGTTGGTGATAAAGCAGTTTCGTTTGAACTGCCAAATCTTTATGATGCTAGTAAAAAATCACTCAATAGTGACTTTGAAGGCAAGGTAATCTTACTTAATATTTGGGCTAGTTGGTGTCCTGGCTGTAAAGAGGAGATGCCACTCTTTGTGAAACTTCAAGAGGAGTTTGATAAAAAAGATTTTTCAATTGTTCTAGCTAACATAGATTCTGAAGCTATAAACGCCATCTCATTTTTAGAAGAAGTGGATGATGATGCGATACTTACCGCACTCTATGATGAGTCTAAAAAACTACCAAAAGAGTACAGATGTATAGGTTTGCCATCTTCATATCTTATTGATAAGAGTGGGACTATTGTAGAGGTTTATGTTGGGGCTTTAAATGAGAATGCGATAGTAAAGTTAAAAGAGAAGATTAAAAATCTTATAGGAAAGTAG
- a CDS encoding FAD:protein FMN transferase, with amino-acid sequence MSTELLIESKVSKKVLFECLELAREFEAKYSAYKIDSLLSKINANSGKTPINATKEELEIFQKALDMAVLSDGAFDPTIGSITQGSYGFGTSEEKIPSQKELNSKKELVNYKNIQLTNESIYLTKKGMRLDLGGIGKGYVADKIIEHLKLKGATKGLVSVGGEVCSFGKKYNIAIKNPFNDSNIALIKSSNSELSISTSGDYERYIDSKEHHHILDSKTQLSNHHYSSLTIVQNGRDTTTLDALATVAFNSKPSELKVLAKKFKVAFFALTPQKDIIIENFINLDIEGFELFSL; translated from the coding sequence ATGAGTACAGAACTTCTTATAGAGTCTAAGGTTTCTAAAAAAGTGCTTTTTGAGTGTTTAGAGTTGGCAAGAGAGTTTGAGGCTAAATACTCTGCTTATAAAATAGACTCACTCCTGAGTAAGATAAACGCCAACTCTGGCAAGACTCCCATTAACGCAACAAAAGAAGAGCTAGAAATTTTTCAAAAAGCACTTGATATGGCAGTACTCTCAGATGGAGCATTTGATCCAACCATAGGCTCTATAACACAAGGGAGTTATGGCTTTGGAACTTCAGAAGAAAAAATCCCTTCTCAAAAAGAGCTAAATTCAAAAAAAGAGTTAGTAAACTATAAAAATATCCAACTGACAAATGAGAGTATATATCTAACAAAAAAAGGTATGCGACTTGACCTTGGTGGAATAGGTAAAGGGTATGTGGCAGATAAAATAATAGAGCACTTAAAACTCAAAGGTGCAACTAAAGGCTTAGTCTCTGTTGGTGGTGAGGTTTGCTCATTTGGTAAAAAGTATAACATAGCAATTAAAAACCCATTTAATGATTCAAATATTGCTCTCATTAAAAGCTCTAATAGCGAACTAAGTATATCAACAAGTGGAGATTATGAACGCTACATAGACTCAAAAGAGCATCACCATATACTTGACTCTAAGACACAACTCTCTAACCACCATTATAGCTCTTTAACAATAGTCCAAAATGGCAGAGATACAACTACTCTTGATGCTTTAGCGACTGTGGCGTTTAACTCAAAGCCATCAGAGTTAAAGGTATTGGCAAAGAAGTTTAAAGTTGCTTTTTTTGCGTTAACTCCACAAAAAGATATCATTATAGAAAACTTTATAAATCTAGATATAGAGGGTTTTGAACTTTTTTCGCTTTAG
- the recG gene encoding ATP-dependent DNA helicase RecG — protein MKLTKEQASKFEKLGISSYSELALIIPHSYEDLRLHEKLTPHTFQLIDATVESVYRAPNSIQVTFFAHNFAHSITGVLFRPKPYMMHQFQVGSRDYYYGMIECKVGQCSMSMPKKMTTIGEITPKYKCGLRSDAMWRFIQKELKVKKLLEEGIPQNIAEEILKFHFDGEAFITKEELQSSSLEALKFIELHGYMKVLASKRRYFEPLVSKRSEYDSWSKTLPFELTPEQKTTIDDIKEDFSKNIASKRMIVGDVGSGKTMVILASAFMMAPNRSILMAPTTILANQIFEEAQKFLPALKVALVTNKSKKLDLSEYDFIIGTHALLYRELPSTALVMVDEQHRFGTQQRNMLEKLVSEGAKKPHFLQFSATPIPRTQAMIESAHIDVSLITSTPFTKDIDSKVIHKSDFQELLKRIKEEIDKNNQVLIVYPLVEQSEVLEYQSIEEARGYWEKNFANVYVTHGKDKEKEQVLLDFRENGNILISTTVVEVGISLPRLTTVVIVGAERLGLSTLHQLRGRVSRTGLKGYCYLYTNQEKSERLEEFVKTTSGFDIANLDLKFRKSGDLLKGSNQSGNQFKWFDFATDEEVVKAVKKSINP, from the coding sequence ATGAAACTCACAAAAGAGCAAGCGTCGAAGTTTGAAAAACTTGGTATCAGTAGTTACTCTGAACTTGCTCTTATCATTCCCCACTCTTATGAAGATCTCAGACTTCATGAAAAACTCACTCCACATACGTTTCAACTTATAGACGCGACCGTTGAGTCAGTTTATCGCGCACCAAATAGTATTCAAGTAACTTTTTTTGCACATAATTTTGCTCACAGTATAACTGGCGTTTTGTTTCGTCCTAAGCCTTATATGATGCATCAGTTTCAAGTGGGAAGTCGTGACTACTACTATGGAATGATAGAGTGTAAAGTAGGACAATGCAGTATGAGCATGCCTAAAAAAATGACGACTATTGGAGAGATAACGCCAAAGTATAAGTGTGGACTTAGAAGTGACGCAATGTGGCGTTTTATACAAAAAGAGTTAAAGGTGAAAAAGCTTTTAGAAGAGGGTATCCCACAAAATATAGCTGAAGAGATTTTGAAGTTTCACTTTGATGGAGAAGCGTTTATAACAAAAGAGGAGCTACAAAGTAGTTCTCTTGAAGCACTCAAGTTTATAGAATTGCACGGCTATATGAAAGTACTTGCGAGTAAACGCAGGTACTTTGAGCCACTTGTTTCAAAAAGGAGTGAATATGACTCATGGAGCAAAACACTCCCTTTTGAGCTAACGCCTGAGCAAAAAACCACTATAGATGATATAAAAGAGGATTTTTCTAAAAACATAGCTTCTAAAAGAATGATAGTTGGCGATGTGGGAAGTGGCAAGACTATGGTTATATTAGCTTCAGCGTTTATGATGGCACCAAATAGGTCTATACTCATGGCTCCAACAACTATCCTTGCAAATCAAATCTTTGAAGAGGCGCAGAAGTTTTTACCTGCATTAAAAGTTGCACTTGTGACAAACAAGAGTAAGAAGCTTGATTTGAGTGAATATGATTTTATCATAGGGACGCATGCTCTACTTTATAGAGAACTTCCCTCAACGGCTTTAGTTATGGTAGATGAGCAACACCGTTTTGGAACACAGCAGAGAAATATGCTCGAGAAGTTAGTGAGCGAGGGTGCGAAAAAACCGCACTTCCTTCAGTTCTCAGCAACACCAATTCCTAGAACGCAGGCGATGATAGAATCAGCCCACATAGACGTAAGTCTTATAACCTCTACTCCATTTACAAAAGACATAGATTCAAAAGTGATACATAAGAGTGATTTTCAAGAGTTGTTAAAGCGCATAAAAGAAGAGATAGATAAAAATAACCAAGTACTTATAGTCTATCCGCTAGTAGAGCAGAGTGAAGTTTTAGAGTACCAAAGCATAGAAGAGGCTCGAGGATACTGGGAGAAAAATTTTGCTAACGTATATGTAACGCATGGAAAAGATAAGGAAAAAGAGCAGGTGCTTTTAGACTTTAGAGAAAATGGAAATATTCTAATCTCGACTACTGTTGTTGAGGTTGGTATATCTTTGCCTCGTCTTACCACTGTAGTTATAGTAGGGGCGGAGAGACTAGGCCTTTCAACTCTGCATCAGCTTAGAGGTCGCGTTAGTAGAACGGGACTTAAAGGCTACTGCTATCTTTATACAAATCAAGAGAAGTCTGAGCGTTTAGAGGAGTTCGTAAAGACTACAAGTGGTTTTGACATAGCAAATTTGGATTTGAAGTTTAGAAAAAGTGGGGACCTGTTAAAAGGTTCAAACCAGAGCGGAAATCAATTTAAGTGGTTTGATTTCGCTACTGATGAAGAGGTTGTAAAGGCTGTGAAAAAATCTATAAATCCTTAG
- a CDS encoding DUF3570 domain-containing protein — MQIKQLLSFVLSLIFLNLNAMASDLKDKMSFGVSTYSDNADVEVYSPTFALYKKLASQWMLGVKMRIDAITAASIKNGSSAGRVDAVTSASSKEDKTFDDVRFAPTAMLTYDDSDNTLTFGTYFSSEVDYTGQALFVNYVRQLNEQNTALGIGFAQSFDKWKPVYDRELPRDNRNEMKLDLSINQLISPTFSMQAVYSFMNSEGFLSSPYHYVLQDDLSKFENYPATRAGHAFALKGVYLLNATNSMNFSYRYYMDDWDITSHTLNAEYLHDFSKVFTSGLRLRYYSQSESFFIKPIGSYTLTDRYYATDYRMSAFDSYTIGIPFIYKLGGGDKLTASVDYYKTSSNEYLQTWYGIDSLESVFATLTYEFDY, encoded by the coding sequence ATGCAGATAAAACAACTACTTAGCTTTGTTCTCTCTTTGATTTTTCTAAATCTAAATGCGATGGCATCTGACCTTAAAGATAAAATGTCATTTGGTGTAAGCACATATAGTGATAACGCTGATGTTGAAGTCTATTCACCAACGTTTGCACTCTATAAAAAACTTGCATCTCAGTGGATGCTGGGTGTAAAGATGAGAATAGATGCAATAACAGCCGCTAGTATTAAAAACGGAAGTAGTGCTGGTCGTGTAGATGCTGTAACTTCAGCTTCATCAAAAGAAGACAAAACATTTGATGATGTCCGTTTCGCTCCAACTGCTATGCTTACATACGACGACAGTGATAATACACTGACATTTGGAACTTACTTTTCATCTGAGGTTGACTATACTGGTCAGGCACTCTTTGTAAACTATGTAAGACAACTCAATGAGCAAAACACAGCTTTAGGTATCGGATTTGCCCAATCATTTGACAAGTGGAAACCAGTATATGATAGAGAACTTCCAAGAGATAATAGAAATGAGATGAAGCTAGATTTATCTATAAACCAACTTATATCACCGACATTCTCTATGCAAGCGGTTTACTCTTTCATGAATAGTGAAGGATTTCTCTCTTCACCATATCATTATGTACTTCAAGATGACCTCTCAAAGTTTGAAAACTATCCTGCTACAAGAGCGGGTCATGCCTTTGCACTCAAAGGGGTTTATCTTTTAAATGCGACAAATAGTATGAACTTTTCATACAGATACTATATGGATGATTGGGATATCACTTCACATACTTTAAACGCCGAGTATCTACATGATTTTTCTAAAGTTTTTACAAGTGGTTTGAGACTACGTTACTACTCTCAAAGTGAATCTTTTTTCATTAAACCAATTGGCTCATATACTTTAACTGATAGATACTATGCGACAGATTATAGGATGAGTGCATTTGATTCTTATACTATTGGTATTCCATTTATCTATAAACTTGGTGGTGGGGATAAGCTTACTGCGAGTGTAGATTATTATAAGACATCGAGTAATGAGTATCTTCAAACTTGGTATGGTATAGACTCTTTAGAATCAGTTTTTGCAACTTTAACATACGAGTTTGATTACTGA
- the nrtS gene encoding nitrate/nitrite transporter NrtS, whose product MIKIEHIKIYCEIASSKSVVARATKVSFVVGTTLNLINQGDSLIALDLINVSIIKLVLTYFVPYGVTTYTATAMKVEFQIGTKAIVDADLQCVNCKQEIHVDKDEIIPECKSCGIKTHWQLK is encoded by the coding sequence TTGATTAAAATAGAACATATTAAAATATACTGTGAGATTGCAAGCTCAAAAAGTGTAGTAGCTAGGGCAACGAAAGTCTCATTTGTCGTGGGCACAACACTCAACCTAATAAATCAAGGAGACTCTTTAATAGCACTAGATCTGATAAATGTAAGTATCATTAAATTAGTTCTTACATACTTTGTGCCATATGGAGTTACTACATATACAGCAACTGCAATGAAGGTTGAATTTCAAATAGGAACAAAGGCAATAGTCGATGCAGATTTACAATGTGTAAACTGTAAGCAGGAGATTCATGTAGATAAAGATGAGATCATACCAGAGTGTAAATCATGTGGGATAAAGACACATTGGCAACTAAAATAA
- a CDS encoding type II toxin-antitoxin system RelE family toxin — protein MALYSIKWKLSAKKELRKLDKKEIPRIIEAVENLALNPHPSNHKKLLGSEHNFRIRVGNYRVVYFIENNELLIEIIRVRHRKDAYSIK, from the coding sequence ATGGCACTCTATAGTATAAAATGGAAACTATCAGCTAAAAAAGAACTTCGTAAACTAGATAAAAAAGAGATACCAAGAATTATAGAAGCAGTAGAAAACCTAGCTTTAAATCCTCATCCATCAAATCATAAAAAATTATTAGGTAGTGAGCATAACTTTAGAATTAGAGTTGGCAATTATAGAGTTGTTTATTTTATAGAAAATAATGAGCTTTTAATTGAAATCATTAGAGTTAGGCACAGAAAAGATGCTTATAGTATAAAATAA
- a CDS encoding exonuclease domain-containing protein — MAKYIILDTETTGTAESDRVIQLGYIVLGAKEVEVHNEFNSSDVPISYGAMEVHGITQELIEGKPTCVETSAYKRLLELNTEDNYMIIHNAPFDLKMLEKEGFDTQMKVIDTLRVAKHILPDEDAHRLQYFRYKMELYKEEKKEADALGIVVKAHDAIGDVLVLKLLLSKLKLAVSEAYPSENPVEKMVDLTNTPILVKTFRFGKHKGKELAEVAREDAGYLRWMLSSMDNLDDDMRYSINTVLGM, encoded by the coding sequence ATGGCAAAATATATAATTTTAGATACAGAAACAACAGGAACGGCAGAGAGTGATAGAGTCATACAACTAGGTTATATAGTCCTTGGTGCAAAAGAGGTAGAAGTACACAATGAGTTTAACTCATCAGATGTTCCCATAAGTTATGGAGCGATGGAAGTTCATGGCATAACGCAAGAACTGATTGAGGGCAAACCAACTTGTGTTGAGACTTCAGCCTACAAGAGACTGCTAGAGCTTAACACTGAAGATAATTATATGATAATCCATAACGCTCCTTTTGATTTGAAGATGCTAGAAAAAGAGGGCTTTGACACTCAAATGAAAGTGATAGACACTCTTCGTGTGGCTAAGCATATACTCCCAGATGAAGATGCTCACAGACTTCAGTACTTTCGTTATAAAATGGAGCTTTATAAAGAAGAGAAAAAAGAAGCAGATGCACTTGGCATAGTTGTAAAAGCACATGATGCCATAGGTGATGTACTTGTTTTAAAACTTCTTCTCTCTAAACTAAAGCTTGCTGTTAGCGAAGCTTATCCAAGTGAAAATCCAGTTGAAAAAATGGTAGATTTAACAAACACACCTATTTTAGTTAAAACATTTAGATTTGGAAAACACAAGGGAAAAGAGTTAGCTGAAGTAGCTCGCGAAGATGCGGGTTATCTAAGATGGATGCTAAGTTCTATGGATAATCTTGATGATGATATGAGATACTCCATAAACACTGTTTTAGGTATGTAA